The proteins below come from a single Asanoa ferruginea genomic window:
- the trpS gene encoding tryptophan--tRNA ligase yields the protein MSDAPTARPRVLSGIQPTADSFHMGNYLGAVRQWVALQDTHDAFYCVVDLHAITAGHDPALLRARSRVSAAQLLALGLDPERCTLFVQSQVPEHPMLSWVLSCITGFGEASRMVQFKDKSAKQGADRASVGLFTYPILQAADILLYQADAVPVGEDQRQHLELTRDLAGRFNTQFGKTFTLPAPFIVRDTAKITDLQEPTAKMSKSSSSPAGIIELLDDPAKSAKKIRSAVTDTGREIIYDPATKPGVSNLLTIYSVLGDKPIDELVLAYEGKGYGDLKKDLAEVVAEFVRPIQERTKAYLDDPAQLDKLLAMGADKARAVASPTLAAVYERVGFFPSRGA from the coding sequence ATGTCCGACGCTCCCACTGCCCGGCCCCGGGTGCTCTCTGGCATCCAGCCGACCGCCGACTCCTTCCACATGGGCAACTACCTGGGAGCGGTGCGCCAGTGGGTGGCACTCCAGGACACCCACGACGCCTTCTACTGCGTGGTCGACCTGCACGCGATCACCGCGGGCCACGACCCGGCGCTGCTCCGGGCGCGCAGCCGGGTGTCGGCCGCGCAGCTCCTCGCGCTCGGTCTCGACCCGGAGCGGTGCACCCTCTTCGTGCAGTCGCAGGTGCCCGAGCACCCGATGCTGTCGTGGGTGCTGAGCTGCATCACCGGCTTCGGCGAGGCCAGCCGGATGGTGCAGTTCAAGGACAAGTCGGCCAAGCAGGGTGCCGATCGGGCGAGCGTCGGCCTGTTCACCTACCCGATCCTCCAGGCGGCCGACATCCTGCTCTACCAGGCCGACGCGGTGCCGGTCGGTGAAGACCAGCGCCAGCACCTCGAGCTGACCCGTGACCTGGCCGGCCGGTTCAACACCCAGTTCGGCAAGACCTTCACGCTGCCCGCGCCGTTCATCGTGCGTGACACCGCGAAGATCACCGACCTACAGGAGCCGACCGCCAAGATGTCGAAGTCGTCGTCATCGCCGGCCGGCATCATCGAGTTGCTCGACGATCCGGCGAAGTCGGCGAAGAAGATCCGTTCCGCGGTCACCGACACCGGTCGCGAGATCATCTACGACCCGGCCACCAAGCCGGGCGTCTCCAACCTGCTGACGATCTACTCGGTGCTCGGCGACAAACCGATCGACGAGCTTGTCCTGGCGTACGAGGGCAAGGGCTACGGCGACCTCAAGAAGGATCTCGCCGAGGTGGTGGCCGAGTTCGTCCGGCCGATCCAGGAGCGCACCAAGGCCTACCTGGACGATCCGGCCCAGCTCGACAAGCTGCTCGCCATGGGTGCCGACAAGGCCCGCGCGGTGGCGTCGCCGACACTGGCCGCGGTCTACGAGCGGGTGGGCTTCTTCCCGAGCCGCGGCGCCTGA
- a CDS encoding RNA polymerase sigma factor, translated as MAGDRGRTDQAMEELYHACYRRLVAQVYAFTSDLTEAQDVVQEAFARAIARPRGLADVDNPEAWLRTVAVNVVRRRWRRRKLLDTIMLRDRPVAQTVEPAPGPERTDLRHALATLPAGFREVVVLHYYADLPVDEIATLLGVPAGTVKSRLSRARAALAGQLDGYRTEVTRARS; from the coding sequence TTGGCGGGCGACCGGGGCAGGACCGACCAGGCGATGGAAGAGCTCTACCACGCCTGTTATCGGCGTCTGGTCGCGCAGGTCTACGCGTTCACCAGCGATCTCACGGAGGCACAAGACGTGGTGCAGGAGGCGTTCGCCCGGGCCATCGCCCGGCCGCGGGGCCTCGCCGACGTGGACAACCCGGAGGCGTGGCTGCGCACGGTCGCGGTCAACGTCGTCCGCCGGCGCTGGCGGCGCCGCAAGCTGCTCGACACGATCATGCTGCGCGACCGCCCGGTGGCGCAGACCGTCGAGCCGGCGCCCGGCCCCGAACGCACCGACCTGCGCCACGCGCTGGCCACGCTGCCGGCCGGGTTCCGCGAGGTGGTCGTCCTGCACTACTACGCCGATCTGCCGGTCGACGAGATCGCGACGTTGCTCGGCGTGCCCGCCGGCACGGTCAAGTCCCGGCTGTCCCGGGCCCGCGCGGCGCTCGCCGGTCAGCTCGACGGCTACCGGACGGAGGTGACCCGTGCCCGATCTTGA
- a CDS encoding hemolysin family protein — MVRTADGLTAALGADPSSGREQISEADLRELVAANTRLDPVERRIIDEVLVARDTMVREVMRARTEVMFLSAGLTLAEAAHRVREQTHTRYPVIDGTHDDVVGFVHLRDLLIRPEGDGRLTIGDLTREVKRIPASKRVLVALSEMRRERHHLAVVIDEYGGTAGIVTLEDLIEEVVGEIHDEYDVEPDPVPGRQTDLDGRLNLADFAERAGFDLPPGPYETVGGYVMARLGRVPRVGDEAPVPATAEGADGWVLRVLELDGRRVSRVAIRVVDLPPPPEPAQVIATIPMPMLPPRREPATERATARD, encoded by the coding sequence GTGGTGCGCACCGCCGACGGGCTGACCGCGGCGCTCGGCGCCGACCCGTCTTCCGGACGCGAGCAGATCAGCGAAGCTGACCTGCGCGAACTGGTGGCCGCCAACACCCGTCTCGATCCGGTCGAACGCCGGATCATCGACGAGGTGCTGGTCGCTCGCGACACCATGGTGCGCGAGGTGATGCGGGCGCGCACCGAGGTGATGTTCCTGTCCGCGGGACTCACCCTGGCCGAAGCCGCCCATCGGGTACGCGAGCAGACACACACCCGCTATCCCGTCATCGACGGCACCCACGACGACGTCGTCGGTTTCGTACACCTGCGGGATCTGCTCATCCGGCCTGAAGGCGACGGTCGGCTGACGATCGGCGACCTGACCCGCGAGGTCAAGCGGATCCCGGCGAGCAAGCGGGTTCTGGTCGCGCTCAGTGAGATGCGCCGCGAGCGGCACCACCTGGCCGTGGTGATCGACGAATACGGCGGCACCGCCGGGATCGTGACCCTCGAAGACCTGATCGAAGAGGTGGTCGGCGAGATTCACGACGAGTACGACGTCGAGCCCGACCCGGTGCCCGGCCGCCAGACCGACCTCGACGGCCGGCTCAACCTCGCCGACTTCGCCGAGCGCGCGGGATTCGACCTGCCGCCCGGCCCCTACGAGACGGTCGGCGGCTATGTGATGGCCCGGCTGGGCCGGGTGCCCCGGGTCGGCGACGAAGCGCCGGTTCCCGCCACCGCGGAAGGTGCCGACGGCTGGGTGCTGCGAGTGCTCGAATTGGACGGTCGCCGGGTCTCCCGGGTCGCCATCCGCGTCGTCGACCTGCCGCCACCGCCCGAGCCCGCCCAGGTGATCGCGACCATCCCCATGCCGATGCTGCCACCGCGCCGAGAGCCGGCGACCGAACGGGCCACCGCCCGCGACTAA